In the genome of Myxococcus stipitatus, one region contains:
- a CDS encoding right-handed parallel beta-helix repeat-containing protein, which produces MPSPRGVLSLLLLSLTAQAAEYRVGPGQALASIGEVPWESLQPGDTVLIHARPTPYQEKWVLGVSGTAAAPITVRGVPDAAGNLPVIQGENATTRTQLNFWNEQRGIVKIGGANRPADTMPAYLVVENLHLKRARGAFTGRNGASRYLDNAAALFIEKGEHITIRGCILEDSGNGLFIANESSDILVERNHLLGNGNAGSIYEHNAYTEALGITYQFNRFGPLCAGCLGNNLKDRSGGTVIRYNWIEGGNRQLDLVESDSETIRADPSYARTFVYGNVLLEPAGAGNAQVIHFGGDNGTAAQYRSQLYFFNNTILSTRTDRTTLMRLSTNAQTAYVTSNAYLVEGNTGRSLALTDSAGTLRHGGNFYETGYTSTFGTLTGTIEETARNLQGEAPGFVDLAGQDFHLLESSPLRGAAVAPPPEAASLVVDWQYGKHRAAEPRRVSSPGHIGAYGDPAGPSTETPDAGSGAPDAGPSGPGEPGKPDDKGGCGAAGGGFAGPLGFVLLVAFALRRKWAD; this is translated from the coding sequence ATGCCCAGCCCCCGCGGAGTCCTCAGCCTCCTGCTTCTGTCGCTCACGGCCCAGGCCGCCGAGTATCGCGTGGGGCCCGGTCAGGCCCTCGCGAGCATTGGTGAAGTGCCCTGGGAGTCACTGCAGCCGGGCGACACCGTGCTCATCCACGCGCGCCCCACGCCGTACCAGGAGAAGTGGGTGCTGGGCGTGAGCGGCACCGCCGCCGCGCCCATCACCGTGCGCGGCGTGCCGGACGCGGCGGGCAACCTGCCGGTCATCCAGGGCGAGAACGCCACCACGCGCACCCAGCTCAACTTCTGGAACGAGCAGCGCGGCATCGTGAAGATTGGCGGCGCCAATCGGCCCGCGGACACGATGCCCGCGTACCTTGTCGTGGAGAACCTGCACCTCAAGCGGGCGCGCGGTGCGTTCACCGGGCGGAACGGGGCCAGCCGATATCTCGACAACGCGGCGGCCCTCTTCATCGAGAAGGGCGAGCACATCACCATCCGGGGCTGCATCCTGGAGGACAGCGGCAACGGCCTGTTCATCGCCAACGAGTCGTCGGACATCCTCGTCGAGCGCAACCACCTTCTCGGCAACGGCAACGCCGGCAGCATCTACGAGCACAACGCGTACACCGAGGCGCTCGGAATCACCTACCAGTTCAACCGCTTCGGGCCGCTCTGCGCCGGGTGTCTGGGGAACAACCTGAAGGACCGCTCGGGCGGCACGGTCATCCGGTACAACTGGATTGAGGGCGGCAACCGGCAGCTCGACCTGGTGGAGTCCGACAGCGAGACGATTCGCGCGGACCCGTCCTATGCGCGCACGTTCGTCTACGGCAACGTGCTGCTCGAGCCCGCGGGCGCGGGGAACGCGCAGGTCATCCACTTCGGCGGGGACAACGGGACGGCGGCCCAGTACCGCTCGCAGCTCTACTTCTTCAACAACACCATCCTCTCCACGCGCACGGACCGCACCACGCTGATGCGCCTGTCGACGAATGCCCAGACCGCCTACGTCACGAGCAATGCCTATCTGGTGGAAGGCAACACCGGCCGCTCGCTCGCGCTCACGGACTCGGCGGGGACCCTCCGGCATGGCGGCAACTTCTACGAAACCGGTTACACGAGCACCTTCGGTACGCTCACCGGCACCATCGAGGAGACGGCTCGCAATCTCCAGGGAGAGGCCCCGGGCTTCGTGGACCTCGCGGGACAGGACTTCCACCTGCTGGAGAGCTCGCCGCTGAGAGGCGCCGCCGTGGCGCCGCCGCCCGAGGCCGCGTCCCTGGTGGTGGATTGGCAGTATGGGAAGCACCGCGCGGCCGAGCCTCGCAGGGTGAGCAGCCCGGGTCACATCGGCGCCTATGGCGACCCGGCGGGCCCCAGCACCGAGACACCGGACGCGGGCTCGGGAGCACCGGACGCGGGTCCCTCCGGGCCCGGTGAGCCGGGGAAGCCCGATGACAAGGGGGGCTGTGGCGCGGCGGGTGGCGGCTTCGCGGGGCCCCTGGGATTCGTGCTGCTGGTGGCCTTCGCGCTGCGCCGGAAGTGGGCTGACTGA
- a CDS encoding nucleotidyltransferase family protein yields MTVGVVLLAAGGSSRLGQPKQLVRHQGQTLVRRAAEMALSVGHGPVAVVLGAHPDAIALELTGLPVHCVRHADWALGPGGSLKAGLAAVLATESSGGPTVDAVLVLLCDQLQVDTSHLKALVTTMAATNAAAVASAYDGTHGVPALFSRALFAELAALPSEQGARGVIARDPSRVETVALPGGNQDVDTPEDLARLK; encoded by the coding sequence CTGACGGTAGGCGTGGTGCTGCTCGCGGCCGGAGGCTCATCTCGGCTCGGACAACCCAAGCAGCTCGTCAGGCATCAGGGACAGACACTGGTGCGTCGCGCGGCGGAGATGGCCCTCTCGGTTGGTCACGGCCCCGTCGCCGTCGTCCTCGGCGCCCATCCCGACGCCATCGCTCTGGAGCTGACCGGGCTCCCCGTGCACTGCGTGAGGCATGCGGACTGGGCGCTCGGCCCGGGTGGCTCGCTGAAGGCGGGACTCGCAGCCGTGCTCGCGACGGAATCCTCGGGTGGCCCCACCGTCGATGCCGTCCTGGTCCTGCTGTGCGACCAACTCCAGGTGGACACCTCCCACCTGAAGGCCCTCGTCACCACCATGGCGGCCACGAACGCCGCGGCGGTCGCCTCCGCCTATGACGGCACCCACGGCGTGCCCGCCCTGTTCTCCCGCGCCCTCTTCGCGGAGCTCGCAGCCCTCCCCTCCGAACAAGGCGCACGCGGCGTCATCGCCCGGGACCCATCCCGCGTCGAGACCGTCGCACTCCCCGGCGGTAACCAGGATGTGGACACCCCCGAGGACCTCGCCCGCTTGAAGTAA
- a CDS encoding PAS domain-containing sensor histidine kinase translates to MPRRADAHSPGGVGNLTHLERQGTVQVYMNPAPFTASGPPTDADSVTYSLPPGTEDEQGPSDGTRLRLLREMMSEAFLSLDAHGRIREVNSRAAALLGLPAEELQGQEPWVAEPALAGTSLHERLMAALTTREGGRFLAELPSRTWLDVNVQIVGEETWVLAADITRRQRAENEVARTEERFRQLGERFQVALDSAQMAVWETNLATGQVFRSEGHDRLYGYPRPLTEWTHERFIESLHPDDRMGVQTQLDDIFAGKADTYASTFRTAWPDGTWHWLTSRARVLRDATGKVVVIRGAILDITALKETEFALQEAVRTRDDFLSLASHELRTPLTSLRLQAQLLRRMGDSHPTETLSAPRVQEKLESTERQLRRLGALVDNLLDVSRIRTGKLDFQFTEGDLAAVVGDLVARFTDEARHTGVQLTASVEGPVVGRFDRLRLEQVVSNLLSNALRYGAGNPVRLSLTRHEDGVRLLVRDSGPGVPPGDRERIFERFTQGDNARRRGGMGLGLYIVRQIVEAHGGHIRVEDSPGGGATFVVDLPL, encoded by the coding sequence ATGCCCCGGCGTGCGGACGCCCACTCCCCTGGCGGAGTGGGCAACTTGACGCATTTGGAGCGCCAGGGGACGGTTCAGGTCTACATGAACCCCGCGCCGTTCACCGCGTCCGGCCCCCCGACGGACGCCGACAGCGTCACGTATTCCCTCCCTCCGGGCACGGAAGACGAGCAGGGCCCCTCCGACGGCACGCGGCTGCGGCTGCTCCGGGAGATGATGAGCGAGGCCTTCCTCTCGCTGGATGCCCATGGACGCATCCGCGAGGTGAACAGCCGCGCCGCCGCGCTCCTGGGCCTGCCCGCCGAGGAGCTCCAAGGCCAGGAGCCCTGGGTCGCGGAGCCCGCGCTGGCGGGCACCTCCCTGCACGAGCGGCTGATGGCGGCGCTCACCACCCGCGAGGGCGGACGCTTCCTGGCGGAGCTGCCCTCGCGCACCTGGCTGGACGTGAACGTCCAGATCGTCGGCGAGGAGACGTGGGTGCTCGCCGCCGACATCACCCGGCGGCAGCGCGCGGAGAACGAAGTGGCTCGCACCGAGGAGCGCTTCCGCCAGCTCGGCGAGCGCTTCCAGGTGGCGCTCGACTCGGCGCAGATGGCCGTCTGGGAGACGAACCTGGCGACCGGGCAGGTGTTCCGCTCGGAGGGACATGACCGCCTCTACGGCTACCCCCGCCCGCTGACGGAGTGGACCCACGAGCGGTTCATCGAGTCGCTCCACCCCGATGACCGGATGGGCGTCCAGACGCAACTGGATGACATCTTCGCGGGCAAGGCGGACACCTACGCCTCCACCTTCCGGACCGCGTGGCCGGACGGAACGTGGCACTGGCTCACCAGCCGGGCGCGGGTGCTGCGCGACGCGACGGGCAAGGTGGTGGTGATTCGCGGCGCCATCCTGGACATCACCGCGCTGAAGGAGACGGAGTTCGCGCTGCAGGAGGCCGTGCGCACGCGCGATGACTTCCTCTCGCTGGCCAGCCACGAGCTGCGCACGCCGCTGACGTCGCTGCGGCTCCAGGCGCAGCTGCTGCGGCGCATGGGCGACAGCCACCCCACGGAGACGCTCAGCGCGCCCCGGGTGCAGGAGAAGCTCGAGTCCACGGAGCGGCAGCTGCGGCGGCTGGGCGCGCTGGTGGACAACCTGCTCGACGTCAGCCGCATCCGCACGGGCAAGCTGGACTTCCAGTTCACCGAAGGGGACCTCGCCGCCGTCGTCGGGGACCTGGTCGCGCGCTTCACGGACGAGGCCCGGCACACCGGCGTCCAGCTCACCGCCTCCGTGGAGGGCCCCGTGGTGGGCCGCTTCGACCGGCTGCGGCTGGAGCAGGTGGTGAGCAACCTGCTGTCCAACGCGCTTCGCTATGGTGCGGGGAATCCCGTCCGCCTCTCGCTCACCCGCCATGAAGACGGCGTGCGGCTCCTGGTGCGGGACAGCGGCCCGGGGGTCCCTCCGGGGGATCGCGAGCGCATCTTCGAGCGCTTCACTCAAGGCGACAACGCGCGGCGACGGGGTGGCATGGGGCTGGGGCTCTACATCGTCCGGCAGATCGTCGAAGCACACGGCGGCCACATCCGCGTGGAGGACTCTCCGGGCGGCGGCGCCACCTTCGTCGTGGATCTGCCGCTCTGA
- a CDS encoding XdhC family protein, which produces MKDLDAILRARAHARGPCVLATVVAVSGSSYRKPGARMLMGEDGWLAGGVSGGCLETDIVRKAFFRTSTAPCVLRYDSTGEGTEDEGGLSFALGCNGIVDVLLERFEAGAEEALSFAAEARNQGKRAVVATVYEGSSHGVGTRWMLREDGVEAGLIEGALGEAVRAAAHEALAQGRTWSGPCGDALVLMEVVEPPHSLVLFGSGFDVVPVVTQATGLGWRVTVVADRPKETLRRRFPLAHSVVSAKARDAAEAVRLTPRSLVVLMTHSLPQDQVLLADLLPRSLRYLGVLGPRARTEKLLAAMSPPPGDMLLEKLHAPVGLDLGAEGAEEIALSIVAELQAIVSDRVGGKLRERNAPIHTVAPPPARKLA; this is translated from the coding sequence ATGAAGGACCTGGATGCCATCCTACGCGCCCGTGCTCACGCTCGGGGTCCCTGTGTGTTGGCCACGGTGGTCGCGGTGTCGGGCTCGTCCTATCGCAAGCCCGGCGCTCGGATGTTGATGGGCGAGGACGGGTGGCTCGCGGGAGGCGTGAGCGGCGGGTGCCTCGAGACGGACATCGTCCGCAAGGCGTTCTTCAGGACGAGCACCGCGCCCTGCGTGCTCCGCTACGACTCCACTGGCGAAGGCACGGAGGACGAAGGTGGACTGTCCTTCGCGCTTGGCTGCAACGGCATCGTGGACGTGCTGTTGGAGCGATTCGAGGCAGGCGCGGAGGAAGCACTCTCGTTCGCCGCCGAGGCACGCAACCAGGGCAAGCGGGCCGTGGTGGCCACGGTGTACGAAGGCTCGTCCCACGGCGTGGGCACACGCTGGATGCTCCGAGAGGACGGAGTCGAGGCCGGTCTCATCGAGGGAGCACTGGGTGAAGCCGTCCGAGCCGCCGCACACGAAGCATTGGCACAGGGGCGGACCTGGAGCGGTCCGTGCGGCGACGCCCTGGTGCTGATGGAGGTGGTGGAGCCGCCACACTCGCTGGTGTTGTTCGGCAGCGGCTTCGATGTCGTGCCCGTCGTGACGCAGGCCACGGGACTCGGCTGGCGCGTCACTGTCGTCGCGGACCGGCCGAAGGAGACCTTGCGCCGCCGATTCCCCCTCGCGCACTCGGTGGTCTCCGCGAAGGCGCGCGATGCGGCCGAAGCGGTCCGCCTGACACCGCGCTCTCTCGTGGTGCTGATGACCCACAGCCTGCCGCAGGACCAGGTGCTGCTGGCGGACCTGCTGCCGCGCTCCCTGCGCTACCTGGGCGTGCTGGGTCCTCGAGCTCGCACGGAGAAGCTGCTCGCGGCGATGTCGCCGCCGCCGGGCGACATGCTGCTGGAGAAGCTGCACGCCCCCGTGGGGTTGGACCTGGGCGCGGAAGGGGCGGAGGAGATTGCCTTGTCCATCGTCGCCGAGCTGCAAGCCATCGTGTCGGACCGGGTCGGCGGCAAGCTGCGCGAGCGCAATGCGCCCATCCATACCGTGGCGCCGCCTCCCGCGCGGAAGCTCGCATGA
- a CDS encoding YqgE/AlgH family protein, with amino-acid sequence MRRLSPRYSVWLPLLAGLAALVLFPRLIDTLKAREHPPLAPKAGRVLVARPSGVSDTFHQTVVLLLEAGDTHRTWGLVLNRVRPPDEQPLPQGVDRWGGPVHPTHRITLTPRTQPSEGAHHLLSGLSWYETDQATQPPADGSLAFAGVAAWGPGQLEQELAGGAWWVMEVRAAEVFTPPGNLWATLAARHL; translated from the coding sequence ATGAGACGCCTGTCTCCACGCTACTCAGTCTGGTTACCGCTCCTCGCCGGCCTCGCGGCGCTCGTGCTCTTTCCCCGCCTCATCGACACGCTCAAGGCCCGGGAGCACCCGCCCCTCGCCCCCAAGGCCGGCCGGGTCCTGGTCGCCCGCCCCAGCGGCGTCTCCGACACCTTCCACCAGACGGTGGTGCTGCTGCTCGAGGCCGGCGACACCCACCGCACCTGGGGTCTGGTCCTCAACCGGGTGCGGCCCCCCGACGAACAACCCCTGCCCCAGGGCGTGGACCGCTGGGGCGGCCCCGTGCACCCCACCCACCGCATCACCCTCACCCCTCGAACCCAACCCTCCGAGGGAGCCCATCACCTCCTGAGCGGCCTCTCCTGGTACGAGACAGACCAGGCGACCCAACCGCCCGCCGACGGCTCGCTCGCCTTCGCCGGGGTGGCCGCCTGGGGCCCCGGACAACTCGAGCAGGAGCTCGCGGGCGGAGCCTGGTGGGTGATGGAGGTCCGCGCGGCGGAAGTCTTCACCCCTCCCGGAAACCTGTGGGCCACGCTCGCCGCGCGACACCTCTGA